One Agelaius phoeniceus isolate bAgePho1 chromosome 6, bAgePho1.hap1, whole genome shotgun sequence DNA window includes the following coding sequences:
- the LIN7C gene encoding protein lin-7 homolog C, with amino-acid sequence MAALGEPVRLERDICRAIELLEKLQRSGEVPPQKLQALQRVLQSEFCNAVREVYEHVYETVDISSSPEVRANATAKATVAAFAASEGHSHPRVVELPKTEEGLGFNIMGGKEQNSPIYISRIIPGGIADRHGGLKRGDQLLSVNGVSVEGEHHEKAVELLKAAQGKVKLVVRYTPKVLEEMESRFEKMRSAKRRQQN; translated from the exons ATGGCGGCGCTGGGCGAGCCGGTGCGGCTGGAGCGAG acATCTGCAGAGCAATTGAATTGCTGGAAAAGTTACAGAGAAGTGGAGAAGTGCCACCACAAAAGCTACAGGCTTTGCAAAGAGTTCTGCAGAGTGAATTCTGTAATGCTGTAAGAGAG GTGTATGAACATGTGTATGAAACTGTGGATATCAGCAGTAGCCCCGAAGTCAGAGCTAATGCAACAGCAAAG GCCACAGTAGCTGCATTCGCTGCTAGTGAAGGTCATTCTCATCCCAGAGTGGTTGAACTACCCAAAACAGAAGAAGGCCTTGGCTTCAACATTATGGGAGGCAAAGAACAAAATTCTCCCATTTATATCTCTCGGATTATCCCTGGAGGCATAGCTGACAGACACGGAGGCCTGAAACGTGGAGACCAGCTGCTTTCTGTCAACGGAGTG AGCGTGGAAGGGGAGCACCATGAGAAGGCAGTGGAACTGCTGAAGGCAGCTCAAGGCAAGGTGAAGTTGGTCGTGCGATACACACCAAAAGTCCTGGAAGAAATGGAGTCAAGGTTTGAAAAGATGAGATCAGCAAAACGAAGGCAGCAAAATTAA